A window from Listeria seeligeri serovar 1/2b str. SLCC3954 encodes these proteins:
- a CDS encoding ABC transporter substrate-binding protein: protein MKIRKIAYAALSIAVAGSLLTACGGGDSKSSDDSGKTKVTFWAAPNPTQVKYWDEMAKAYEKENPDVTIEVSQMKESPSSEATIQSAIASKTAPTMSENINRSFAAQLADSKAIVPLNDVKGMDEVVDERNMTKTMDSWKFSDGNQYVLPVYSNPILFAWRLDTLKELGYDAPPKTYSEALEVGKKLKEKYPDKVLWAKGDLSDPTGWMRWFDFFPLYDAASKGNEFVEDGKLVADDKAGTELLTFMSELQKNKLLLSSKATDPFETGTSIMTDNGPWTFPNWDEKFPELKYNENYTISSPLVPDSMADEENISTYADSKGVVMYAQATEKEQEAAMDFLKFVYSDDENDLKFLETTNLIPARDDATENDAFTAFFKENPELEVYAANVPYSIPAMDDAKYNDIQQVIGEEAWNPIVRGEKKPAKAWSDMKKAEDGVLQE from the coding sequence ATGAAGATTAGAAAAATTGCTTATGCGGCTCTTAGTATTGCGGTTGCAGGTTCGTTACTAACAGCTTGTGGCGGTGGGGACAGTAAAAGTAGCGATGACAGCGGTAAAACAAAAGTAACATTTTGGGCTGCTCCAAATCCTACACAAGTAAAATATTGGGACGAAATGGCTAAAGCATACGAAAAAGAAAATCCAGATGTAACTATTGAAGTTAGCCAAATGAAAGAAAGTCCATCATCTGAAGCAACTATTCAATCAGCTATTGCCTCTAAAACGGCACCAACAATGTCTGAAAATATCAATCGTAGTTTCGCAGCACAATTAGCAGATAGTAAAGCAATTGTTCCGTTAAATGATGTGAAAGGTATGGATGAAGTAGTTGACGAAAGAAATATGACTAAAACAATGGATTCTTGGAAATTCTCTGACGGTAATCAATATGTGCTTCCAGTTTACTCTAACCCAATTTTATTTGCTTGGCGTTTAGATACACTGAAAGAACTTGGCTATGATGCGCCACCAAAAACATATAGTGAAGCTCTTGAAGTTGGTAAAAAACTAAAAGAAAAATATCCAGATAAAGTTCTTTGGGCAAAAGGTGATCTATCTGATCCAACTGGCTGGATGCGTTGGTTTGACTTCTTCCCACTTTATGATGCAGCTTCCAAAGGGAACGAATTTGTAGAAGATGGTAAATTAGTTGCTGATGATAAAGCAGGAACTGAATTACTTACTTTTATGTCTGAATTACAAAAAAATAAATTACTTCTTTCTAGTAAAGCAACAGATCCATTTGAAACAGGCACAAGCATCATGACTGATAATGGACCATGGACTTTCCCTAACTGGGACGAAAAGTTCCCTGAACTTAAATACAATGAAAATTATACAATTAGCTCTCCACTAGTTCCTGACAGCATGGCTGATGAAGAAAATATTTCTACATACGCTGATTCTAAAGGTGTTGTCATGTATGCTCAAGCGACAGAAAAAGAACAAGAAGCAGCGATGGATTTCTTGAAATTTGTTTATAGTGATGATGAAAATGATTTGAAATTCTTAGAAACAACAAACTTAATTCCTGCTCGTGATGATGCAACTGAAAATGACGCATTTACAGCATTCTTTAAAGAAAATCCAGAACTAGAAGTATATGCAGCAAACGTACCATATAGCATTCCAGCAATGGATGATGCGAAATATAACGATATTCAACAAGTTATCGGTGAAGAAGCATGGAATCCGATTGTTCGCGGTGAGAAAAAACCTGCCAAAGCTTGGTCAGACATGAAGAAAGCTGAGGACGGGGTGCTTCAAGAATGA
- a CDS encoding UDP-N-acetylmuramoyl-tripeptide--D-alanyl-D-alanine ligase codes for MKKTVGEVVAMLDSSIHTDTFRDVVITGVCFDTRQIKPGDLFVPFVGNLRDGHEFVGQAREMGAVATFWQKNVPNPPTDFPVILVEDTLLALQELAMKYMQEVRPKVIAITGSNGKTTTKDIMAAIVETSYKVHYTGGNFNNHIGLPYTILTMPEDTEVAVLEMGMNHRHEIEVLSKIAKPDIAIITNIGEAHIEYLGSRQEIAKAKLEITAGLNPSGILIYPYEETLLLSQIDGDFRQLTFGKSTESEIYPLEIHAEAEGTSFVTNWEPDLEIFVPIIGEHNVFNTMAAMLAAREIGIEGKKIQTALKNMERSKSRLEWLTAKNGARILNDAYNSSPTALQTVLKTFMHMDSKGKPKYLVLADMLELGELSVLLHQESAEVLEEGTIEKVFLYGDAMKAFGAVAEDKIGQGKVQHFDTKESLENALLKEITGNEWILVKGSYGMGLKDVVENLIIK; via the coding sequence TTGAAAAAAACAGTAGGCGAAGTAGTAGCAATGTTAGATAGTTCCATTCATACAGATACATTTCGCGATGTCGTTATTACTGGTGTTTGTTTTGATACAAGGCAAATCAAGCCAGGGGATTTATTTGTCCCATTTGTAGGTAATTTGCGTGATGGTCATGAATTTGTTGGACAGGCGCGAGAAATGGGAGCTGTTGCGACTTTCTGGCAGAAAAATGTACCTAATCCGCCGACTGATTTCCCGGTCATTTTAGTAGAAGATACTTTGCTGGCGCTTCAAGAGTTAGCGATGAAATACATGCAAGAAGTAAGGCCAAAAGTCATTGCTATTACAGGAAGTAACGGGAAAACAACGACCAAAGATATCATGGCAGCCATTGTTGAAACTTCCTACAAAGTGCATTATACTGGTGGGAATTTTAATAATCATATCGGGTTACCTTATACGATTTTGACTATGCCAGAAGATACCGAAGTGGCTGTGCTTGAAATGGGGATGAATCATCGTCACGAAATCGAAGTACTTTCCAAAATCGCTAAGCCAGATATTGCGATTATTACGAATATCGGAGAAGCGCACATTGAATATCTAGGCTCCAGACAAGAAATCGCTAAAGCAAAACTAGAGATAACTGCTGGACTGAACCCAAGCGGAATTTTGATTTATCCTTATGAGGAAACTTTGCTCTTAAGCCAGATTGATGGGGACTTTAGACAATTAACTTTTGGTAAATCGACGGAATCAGAAATTTATCCATTAGAAATTCATGCTGAAGCAGAAGGAACCTCATTTGTGACTAATTGGGAGCCAGACTTAGAGATTTTTGTTCCAATTATTGGCGAACATAATGTCTTTAATACCATGGCAGCAATGCTTGCAGCGCGAGAAATTGGTATAGAAGGTAAAAAAATTCAAACAGCACTAAAAAATATGGAACGTTCCAAAAGCCGTTTAGAATGGCTTACGGCAAAAAACGGAGCGCGAATTTTAAATGATGCTTATAATTCTAGTCCAACAGCGCTACAAACTGTTTTAAAAACGTTCATGCATATGGATTCAAAAGGTAAACCAAAATATTTAGTACTAGCAGATATGTTGGAATTAGGGGAATTATCAGTTCTATTGCATCAAGAATCAGCTGAAGTTTTAGAAGAAGGCACTATTGAAAAAGTATTCTTGTATGGCGATGCGATGAAAGCTTTTGGAGCTGTTGCGGAAGATAAAATTGGTCAGGGAAAAGTTCAACATTTTGACACGAAAGAATCGCTTGAGAATGCGCTTCTTAAAGAAATTACTGGAAATGAATGGATACTGGTCAAAGGTTCTTACGGAATGGGCTTGAAAGATGTGGTAGAAAATCTTATTATTAAGTGA
- a CDS encoding D-alanine--D-alanine ligase: MKTKLILLYGGKSAEHEVSLQTAFSVINALNLDKFEAQPIYITNEGEWVQGPLLSGKLDFVEQLRFAATDKIELALTETEKSSGELISPAVLEADGQETVVFPLLHGPNGEDGTVQGLFEVLNIPYVGNGVLASSAAMDKIVMKKIFADAAIPQVPAVAVRLIDWKNFKDEMIAEMEEVLEYPVFVKPANLGSSVGISKATNKQELTEAMTEAFLYDRRVVVEQGVVAREIEMGVLGNDTPICSVPGEILPEGAVAKFYDYKAKYQDNNTTLIIPTEVEPEVLAQMKDYAIQAFLGLDASGLVRADFFLTDDNQLFLNEVNTMPGFTPYSMYPLLWQESGLPYPALIERLVDLAKERHAAKNALKYKLED; encoded by the coding sequence ATGAAAACCAAGTTAATTTTATTATACGGTGGGAAATCTGCAGAACATGAGGTTTCTTTACAAACAGCTTTTTCTGTTATCAATGCATTAAACTTAGATAAATTTGAAGCTCAACCAATATATATCACAAATGAAGGCGAATGGGTTCAAGGTCCACTTCTTTCTGGAAAATTAGATTTTGTGGAGCAATTACGTTTTGCAGCTACTGACAAAATTGAACTAGCTCTAACTGAAACGGAAAAATCATCAGGAGAGCTTATTAGCCCAGCTGTTTTAGAAGCAGATGGACAGGAAACGGTTGTATTTCCGCTATTACACGGACCAAACGGAGAAGATGGCACAGTTCAAGGATTGTTTGAAGTATTAAATATCCCTTATGTTGGTAATGGAGTCCTTGCATCATCTGCTGCGATGGATAAAATTGTCATGAAAAAAATCTTTGCCGATGCGGCGATTCCTCAAGTTCCAGCAGTGGCTGTGCGGTTAATTGATTGGAAGAACTTTAAAGATGAAATGATTGCTGAAATGGAAGAAGTGCTTGAATATCCAGTTTTTGTTAAACCAGCAAATCTTGGCTCAAGTGTCGGAATTAGCAAGGCAACAAATAAACAAGAATTAACCGAAGCGATGACAGAAGCATTCTTATATGATCGCCGGGTTGTTGTCGAGCAAGGCGTAGTGGCTCGCGAAATCGAAATGGGTGTGCTTGGAAATGATACGCCAATTTGTTCTGTACCGGGAGAAATTTTGCCAGAAGGTGCAGTTGCCAAGTTTTATGATTATAAAGCAAAATATCAAGATAATAATACAACGCTTATTATTCCGACAGAAGTGGAGCCGGAAGTTTTAGCCCAAATGAAAGATTATGCGATTCAAGCATTCTTAGGATTAGATGCTAGCGGGCTTGTACGAGCAGATTTCTTTTTAACAGATGATAATCAACTTTTCTTAAATGAAGTAAATACAATGCCAGGATTTACGCCATATAGCATGTACCCACTTCTTTGGCAGGAATCAGGATTACCATATCCAGCGCTAATTGAACGACTGGTTGATCTTGCAAAAGAGCGTCACGCAGCAAAAAATGCCCTTAAATATAAATTAGAAGACTAA
- a CDS encoding carbohydrate ABC transporter permease produces the protein MKRRNNKLGWSFTSPYLIFTAIFFLVPLVWSIWLSVTDWNMMSPEINFVGFDNFMKAFTSPAVQASFFVTYKFLIVFVPMALIISMVVAVLVNGLPKFKGLYLVAFFLPYLSSGVVTSLIVQGLLSYNSPLNVFLRGHFGWDIDWLGTPMSALMIISLMIAWKMSGYYALILISGLASINHEIYEAAAMDGSGRFRTFWKVTVPMLYPALFTVIVLAVGVSFGIFTEVYQLTGGGPNFATNTWQMEIFNQAFVNLNSGYASAISLIAATVTFASIGVIKKMLEKWGQRNGWT, from the coding sequence ATGAAGCGGAGAAATAACAAGTTGGGCTGGTCTTTTACCAGCCCGTATCTCATATTCACAGCAATATTTTTCTTAGTGCCTCTTGTTTGGTCAATTTGGTTATCAGTAACTGACTGGAATATGATGAGTCCAGAAATCAATTTTGTTGGATTCGATAATTTTATGAAAGCTTTTACTAGCCCGGCAGTACAAGCGTCTTTCTTTGTTACGTATAAATTTTTGATTGTATTTGTACCAATGGCATTAATTATTTCGATGGTAGTGGCTGTGTTAGTTAATGGCCTTCCCAAATTCAAAGGACTATATCTAGTGGCGTTTTTCCTACCATATTTATCATCAGGCGTTGTAACTTCGCTAATTGTACAAGGACTTCTTTCTTACAATAGTCCGCTTAATGTATTTTTACGTGGTCATTTTGGTTGGGATATTGATTGGCTTGGAACACCAATGTCTGCTCTGATGATTATTTCGTTGATGATTGCTTGGAAAATGTCCGGTTATTATGCGTTAATTTTAATTTCTGGTCTTGCGAGTATCAATCATGAAATTTATGAAGCAGCAGCAATGGACGGTTCTGGTCGCTTTAGAACTTTTTGGAAAGTCACTGTTCCAATGCTTTACCCAGCGTTATTTACAGTTATTGTACTTGCAGTTGGGGTTAGTTTTGGGATTTTCACCGAGGTTTATCAATTAACTGGTGGTGGACCGAATTTTGCAACGAATACATGGCAAATGGAGATCTTTAATCAAGCGTTCGTTAACTTAAATTCAGGTTATGCTTCGGCTATCTCTCTTATTGCTGCAACAGTAACGTTTGCATCAATTGGCGTTATTAAGAAAATGCTTGAGAAATGGGGTCAACGAAATGGTTGGACGTAA
- a CDS encoding alpha-amylase family glycosyl hydrolase, whose translation MEFWRGSVFYEIYMKSFQDSNGDGLGDFKGLTSRLDYLADLGIDGIWLTPFYPSPQVDNGYDVADYCAVNPDYGTMTDFRAFMKEANKREIKVIIDLVLNHSSTEHAWFKESRSSKTNPKRDYYIWRGKPNNWESFFGGSAWELDELTNDYYYHSFAKEQADLNWSNPAVQKEMENVLAFWLNEGVAGFRLDVINNLTLVLEFPDNPTENGEMNHLYDRNQQGLEAALEHIAEFCRREQETFLVGEISSDNLTEIARYSSKKMLDVTFNFNFGSVEKIDAESVFASLNAMENKLQAGQWPTLFFGSHDMSRFTSRLANENFSKTKLLAFLMLTAKGIPFIYYGEEMGMPDIDFTSVDEMRDIQGISAYYQALERGDSLDNALEIAVRKTRDKARGPMVFPDGEPFTTGESWIKSASLPEKEAKSMWGFYQALLTFRKENDFKEKEYSYLKLDGELLSYRRGNFLFFVHFGTEPVIYTPKEKTTLVFGEAMIEKTSISIAAYSGIALRVED comes from the coding sequence TTGGAGTTTTGGCGCGGTAGTGTTTTTTATGAAATTTATATGAAGTCTTTTCAGGATAGTAATGGCGACGGTTTGGGTGATTTTAAAGGACTTACGAGCAGGCTGGATTATTTAGCGGATCTTGGGATAGACGGTATTTGGTTGACGCCGTTTTATCCTTCACCGCAAGTCGATAATGGTTATGATGTCGCGGATTATTGTGCAGTCAATCCAGATTATGGTACTATGACTGATTTTCGTGCGTTTATGAAAGAAGCGAACAAACGAGAAATAAAAGTAATTATTGATTTAGTGTTGAATCATTCTTCCACAGAACATGCTTGGTTTAAGGAATCTCGGAGTAGTAAAACAAACCCAAAACGGGATTACTACATTTGGCGAGGAAAACCGAACAACTGGGAATCTTTTTTTGGAGGTTCTGCATGGGAGTTAGATGAATTAACCAATGACTATTATTATCATAGTTTTGCTAAAGAACAAGCTGATTTGAATTGGTCAAACCCAGCTGTTCAAAAGGAAATGGAAAACGTATTAGCTTTTTGGTTAAACGAAGGTGTTGCTGGATTTCGGTTAGATGTAATCAATAATTTAACTTTAGTACTAGAATTTCCAGATAATCCAACTGAAAACGGGGAAATGAACCATTTATATGACCGAAATCAACAAGGACTGGAAGCGGCATTAGAACATATTGCTGAGTTTTGTCGACGAGAGCAAGAAACGTTTTTAGTTGGCGAAATTAGCTCGGATAATTTAACAGAAATTGCGCGCTATAGCTCGAAAAAAATGCTGGATGTTACCTTTAATTTTAATTTTGGTAGTGTCGAAAAAATCGACGCAGAGTCTGTCTTCGCTTCTTTAAATGCGATGGAAAATAAACTTCAAGCTGGACAATGGCCTACGCTTTTCTTTGGAAGCCATGACATGAGTAGATTTACGTCGCGACTTGCAAACGAAAATTTTTCAAAAACAAAACTATTGGCTTTTTTAATGTTAACTGCAAAGGGAATTCCGTTTATTTATTACGGTGAAGAAATGGGTATGCCTGACATTGATTTTACTTCAGTGGACGAGATGCGTGATATTCAAGGGATTTCAGCGTATTATCAAGCGCTTGAACGAGGTGACAGCCTAGATAATGCACTGGAAATCGCTGTCCGAAAAACACGTGATAAAGCACGTGGCCCAATGGTGTTTCCAGATGGGGAACCATTTACGACGGGTGAGTCATGGATAAAATCAGCTAGTTTACCTGAAAAAGAAGCTAAGTCGATGTGGGGATTTTACCAAGCGCTACTAACTTTTAGAAAAGAAAATGATTTTAAGGAAAAAGAATATAGCTATTTAAAACTTGATGGAGAATTGCTTAGTTACCGACGTGGCAACTTTTTATTCTTCGTTCATTTTGGGACAGAACCAGTAATTTATACACCTAAAGAAAAAACCACACTTGTTTTTGGGGAAGCAATGATTGAAAAAACGAGTATCAGTATAGCGGCGTATTCTGGAATTGCGCTTAGAGTGGAGGATTAA
- a CDS encoding MTP-1 family protein, with translation MKQIQTLLKEYRETATVNGTKIHLNGVVEKDVYNITAPFKWLGKEFIAGRMESRDSELAEVHFFEKTAEDNYQIVENTTVLALQDPFVTFVQGELILGGVEVFEKETDSTKLDWRTNLYRAKSLTQFEKVLTGPIGMKDLRIKELADGRILVLTRPQGEKGGRGKIGATVIDSLDELTIEKITAAPLLNRNFSGEEWGGGNEIHLLEDGKVGVLGHIACFDEAGDRHYYSFSFQLNDDFTQIEQEKIIAERANFAPSEPKRPDLADVVFSGGLIRRADGYAELYAGIGDSDAQKIIIQDPFKNN, from the coding sequence ATGAAACAAATTCAAACATTACTAAAAGAATACCGTGAAACTGCTACGGTAAATGGGACGAAAATCCATTTGAATGGCGTAGTAGAAAAGGATGTTTATAATATTACAGCGCCATTCAAGTGGCTCGGGAAAGAATTTATCGCTGGCCGAATGGAATCACGCGATAGTGAGTTAGCGGAAGTACACTTTTTTGAAAAAACAGCGGAAGATAACTACCAAATCGTAGAAAATACAACTGTTTTAGCCTTGCAAGATCCTTTTGTTACTTTTGTTCAAGGGGAACTTATTTTAGGTGGCGTAGAAGTATTTGAAAAAGAAACGGATTCGACGAAACTAGATTGGCGAACAAATTTATATCGCGCGAAATCTTTAACGCAATTTGAGAAAGTTCTTACCGGACCAATTGGAATGAAAGACTTACGAATCAAAGAATTAGCGGATGGTCGGATTTTAGTTTTAACCAGACCTCAAGGCGAAAAAGGCGGACGCGGAAAAATTGGCGCAACTGTCATTGATTCTTTAGACGAATTAACCATAGAAAAAATTACTGCAGCACCACTTTTGAATCGGAATTTTTCTGGGGAAGAATGGGGCGGCGGGAATGAGATTCATTTACTTGAAGATGGTAAGGTAGGCGTTCTTGGGCATATTGCTTGTTTTGACGAAGCAGGGGACCGACATTATTATTCCTTTAGCTTTCAATTAAATGATGATTTTACGCAAATTGAACAAGAAAAAATTATTGCTGAACGAGCAAATTTTGCTCCTAGTGAGCCTAAAAGACCTGATTTAGCGGATGTCGTATTTAGTGGCGGGCTAATCAGAAGAGCGGACGGGTATGCGGAACTTTATGCTGGAATTGGCGACTCAGATGCGCAAAAAATTATTATTCAAGATCCATTTAAAAATAACTAA
- a CDS encoding carbohydrate ABC transporter permease, with protein MVGRNSKAGKIVRYVLTTLLMLIMIYPFIYLVLNSFAAWDQVDKKLIPTEFTMRSWDWLFGNSVVAAPAPWIHAFINTVIVSTIATGLMLLFGLMVGYALAKVDFKGKRLVNNAILFQMFFPAIILLIPQFLMITDLGMLDTYAGMIIPTMLSLWAVFMYTNFFKAIPDTLIEAAKLDGASDLKILFRVVLPMSKSITTVIFLFLFTDRWTNLLWDMLVTKSDSTVTLNVLISQMFGPYATYPGPMYAASVLLTLPLIILFLFFSKKFQEGMQFTLK; from the coding sequence ATGGTTGGACGTAATAGTAAAGCGGGTAAAATTGTTCGATATGTACTGACAACTTTACTAATGCTAATCATGATTTATCCATTTATTTATCTTGTGTTGAACTCATTTGCAGCATGGGATCAAGTAGACAAAAAACTTATTCCGACTGAATTTACGATGCGTTCATGGGATTGGTTATTTGGGAATTCCGTTGTTGCAGCTCCGGCACCATGGATTCATGCGTTTATTAACACAGTTATTGTATCAACCATTGCGACTGGCCTGATGCTGTTATTTGGTTTAATGGTTGGTTATGCCTTAGCAAAAGTAGATTTCAAAGGAAAACGCTTAGTTAATAATGCGATTTTATTCCAAATGTTTTTCCCAGCAATTATTTTGCTAATTCCGCAATTTTTGATGATTACTGATTTGGGCATGTTAGACACGTATGCAGGGATGATTATTCCGACGATGCTTAGTTTATGGGCTGTGTTTATGTATACCAACTTCTTTAAAGCCATTCCAGATACATTGATAGAAGCCGCAAAACTAGATGGAGCGAGCGACTTGAAGATTTTATTTAGAGTTGTTCTTCCAATGTCAAAATCAATTACAACAGTTATCTTTTTATTCCTATTTACAGACAGATGGACCAACTTGCTTTGGGACATGCTTGTAACGAAGAGTGATAGCACGGTAACGCTTAACGTACTGATCTCACAAATGTTTGGTCCATATGCAACTTATCCTGGTCCAATGTATGCGGCTTCGGTATTACTAACGCTTCCTCTCATTATTCTGTTCTTATTCTTCTCGAAAAAGTTCCAAGAGGGAATGCAATTTACTTTGAAATAA
- a CDS encoding substrate-binding domain-containing protein, whose product MKKVTMQDIADKLNITKNSVSQALGNKNGVSEQTKLAVFKMADELGYKYKKEIAREVVKEKFALLATSFALSQRSFFGEIIDNMKQSITARQGELVIVPVTDEEAEAQQIPDLLMNENWTGIFLLSHINTAYSKQIIELDIPVVLIDHHDPHLKADAVISQNKDGAFTAVEFLIQNHHQNIGFLGDITFSPSYEERFEGYKKALGYYQIPFNEKYAITRIKEEQTSLYKTLDALDELPTAWFCVNSGLGFILNTYLQSKGYNIPRDLSIICFDNTEFTVLSKPPLTTMCTNLSFMGEKAVESMYNRIRKPDEGFVHLALATNLVVRESVNTNKKTIQP is encoded by the coding sequence ATGAAAAAAGTAACGATGCAAGATATTGCTGACAAGCTTAATATAACTAAGAATTCCGTGTCTCAGGCTTTGGGCAATAAAAACGGGGTCAGTGAGCAAACCAAATTAGCTGTTTTCAAAATGGCCGACGAATTAGGTTATAAATATAAAAAAGAAATAGCTAGAGAAGTAGTTAAGGAAAAATTTGCGCTACTAGCAACTTCTTTCGCTTTATCACAGCGAAGTTTTTTTGGCGAAATTATTGATAATATGAAACAAAGCATTACCGCGCGTCAAGGAGAGCTAGTTATTGTTCCAGTAACGGACGAAGAAGCTGAAGCACAGCAAATTCCTGATCTACTTATGAATGAGAACTGGACGGGGATTTTCTTGCTTTCTCATATTAACACCGCTTACAGCAAACAAATTATCGAGCTTGACATCCCAGTTGTACTAATTGATCACCACGACCCCCATTTAAAAGCCGATGCAGTTATTAGCCAAAACAAAGATGGTGCGTTTACAGCTGTTGAATTTTTAATCCAAAACCATCACCAAAATATTGGTTTCCTCGGTGATATTACTTTCTCACCAAGTTATGAAGAAAGATTCGAGGGCTATAAAAAAGCATTAGGCTATTACCAAATTCCATTCAACGAAAAATATGCTATCACCCGTATCAAAGAAGAACAAACTAGCCTTTACAAAACATTAGATGCCTTAGATGAACTTCCAACAGCTTGGTTTTGTGTCAATTCTGGACTAGGATTTATTTTAAATACATACTTACAATCAAAAGGCTATAATATTCCAAGAGACTTATCGATTATTTGTTTCGATAATACAGAATTTACTGTGCTTAGCAAACCCCCACTCACAACCATGTGTACGAACTTATCCTTCATGGGCGAAAAAGCAGTCGAATCAATGTATAACCGCATAAGAAAACCAGATGAAGGCTTTGTCCATCTGGCACTTGCAACTAATTTAGTTGTCCGGGAATCTGTTAATACAAATAAAAAAACGATTCAGCCCTAA
- a CDS encoding alpha/beta hydrolase yields MVACLCIHGFTGSPTEVKPLADYLREHTDWDVLAPTLPGHDHLRHLKNVTYKDWIVFVDSILSQMLKEDEEVYIIGFSMGGLLAGWLARHYPQVKKLVLLSTAVNALEWPQIVENSKQLLAEAKEVKLKNSPMFKRYQKKVTETPPASTLQFEKMVALARPAFEHIEIPTFIAQGSKDSVVPAEKSVQFLMDSIPGPKELFMLEGSGHAICHDKEADQLFAAVLIFLQKDLAVLNVK; encoded by the coding sequence ATGGTTGCTTGTTTGTGTATTCATGGTTTTACGGGTTCGCCAACAGAGGTGAAGCCCCTCGCTGATTATTTGCGAGAGCATACGGATTGGGATGTACTTGCACCCACATTACCAGGCCATGACCACCTGCGCCACTTGAAAAATGTGACGTATAAAGACTGGATTGTTTTCGTTGATAGCATTTTAAGTCAAATGTTAAAAGAAGACGAAGAAGTATATATCATTGGTTTTTCCATGGGGGGCTTACTTGCTGGTTGGCTGGCACGGCACTATCCGCAAGTGAAAAAATTAGTTTTACTTAGCACCGCAGTAAATGCGCTGGAATGGCCGCAAATTGTCGAAAATTCCAAGCAATTATTAGCTGAAGCAAAAGAAGTAAAGCTCAAAAACAGCCCGATGTTCAAACGCTATCAAAAGAAAGTGACTGAAACTCCCCCAGCTTCTACACTTCAATTTGAAAAAATGGTAGCTCTTGCAAGGCCTGCTTTTGAACATATTGAAATTCCGACTTTTATCGCACAAGGTAGTAAAGATTCTGTTGTTCCAGCTGAAAAAAGCGTGCAATTCTTAATGGATAGCATTCCGGGACCAAAAGAATTATTCATGTTAGAAGGCTCTGGGCATGCGATCTGCCATGATAAAGAAGCAGACCAACTTTTTGCAGCAGTGTTGATATTTTTACAAAAAGATTTAGCCGTATTAAACGTAAAATAA